Proteins from one Desmodus rotundus isolate HL8 chromosome 9, HLdesRot8A.1, whole genome shotgun sequence genomic window:
- the SGTA gene encoding small glutamine-rich tetratricopeptide repeat-containing protein alpha — protein sequence MDNKKRLAYAIIRFLHDQLRHGGLSSDAQESLEVAIQCLETAFGVTVEDSDLALPQTLPEIFEAAAGKEIPQNLRSPERTPPSEEDLAEAERLKTEGNEQMKVENFEAAVHLYGKAIELNPANAVYFCNRAAAYSKLGNYAGAVQDCERAICIDPSYSKAYGRMGLALSSLNKHTEAVAYYKKALELDPDNETYKSNLKIAELKLKETPSPTGGVGSFDIAGLLNNPGFMSMASNLMNNPQVQQLMSGMISGNHNPLGTAGTSPSQNDLASLIQAGQQFAQQMQQQNPELIEQLRSQIRSRTPSASNDDQQE from the exons ATGGATAACAAGAAGCGCCTGGCCTACGCCATCATCCGTTTCCTGCACGATCAGCTGCGGCACGGGGGGCTCTCATCGGATGCCCAGGAGAGCTTGGAAG tTGCGATCCAGTGCCTGGAGACCGCTTTTGGGGTGACGGTGGAAGACAGCGACCTCGCACTTCCTCAGACTCTTCCAGAAATATTTGAAGCCGCCGCAGGCAAG GAGATACCACAGAACCTGAGGAGCCCCGAGCGAACCCCGCCTTCAGAGGAGGACTTGGCTGAGGCAGAGCGTCTCAAAACTGAAG gAAATGAGCAGATGAAAGTCGAGAACTTTGAGGCCGCTGTGCACTTATACGGGAAAGCCATCGAGCTCAACCCTGCAAACGCCGTCTATTTCTGTAACAG AGCCGCCGCCTACAGCAAACTGGGGAATTACGCAGGCGCCGTGCAGGACTGCGAGCGGGCCATCTGCATAGACCCGTCCTACAGCAAAGCATATGGGAGGATGGG CCTGGCGTTGTCCAGTTTGAACAAGCACACAGAGGCCGTGGCCTATTATAAGAAGGCCCTGGAGCTAGACCCCGACAATGAAACATACAAGTCCAACCTCAAGATAGCGGAACTGAAGCTGAAAGAGACCCCCAGTCCG ACAGGAGGGGTCGGCAGCTTCGACATCGCGGGCCTGCTGAACAACCCCGGCTTCATGAGCATG GCATCAAACCTGATGAACAATCCCCAGGTTCAGCAGCT CATGTCTGGGATGATTTCCGGCAACCACAACCCCCTGGGGACTGCTGGCACCAGCCCTTCACAGAACGACCTGGCCAGTCTCATCCAGGC GGGCCAGCAGTTTGCCCAGCAGATGCAGCAGCAGAACCCAGAGTTGATTGAGCAGCTTCGAAGTCAGATCCGAAGTCGGACGCCCAGTGCCAGCAACGATGACCAGCAGGAATGA